A section of the Archocentrus centrarchus isolate MPI-CPG fArcCen1 chromosome 20, fArcCen1, whole genome shotgun sequence genome encodes:
- the LOC115799343 gene encoding uncharacterized protein LOC115799343: MSCCCAELLDGIRKEEEEEGRRKMDVSLLREEYRSSRERRRRRTQVLLFRTVSEELSEAVSIVPVAQGQTSPWEPNGTTPPAVTFNPEQMICDPWHVHLDLHRRSCPRIITQLPASCPETSRRSCSSSSEAGGSQQESGCRKLSGSLSSFTETSPCCTFITTREEEDPDPASFRGSEMVQALLSPNSSLCTVSEGCSTPITASMVSSPSTSTTNLHQDQEENHSAEKKTSNSVLEGRSSRKFSAPALRLARQLSVGGAASSSQIYYPFPSRRTPRISEAARRLGMYSTF; this comes from the exons ATGTCCTGCTGCTGCGCGGAGCTGCTGGATG GGatcaggaaggaggaggaggaggagggcaggaGGAAGATGGACGTGTCTCTGCTCAGAGAAGAGTACAGGAGctccagagagaggaggaggaggcgcaCTCAGGTGCTGCTGTTCAGGACAG TGTCGGAGGAGCTGTCAGAGGCCGTCAGCATCGTCCCCGTTGCCCAGGGCCAGACGTCACCATGGGAACCAAACGGCACTACACCACCGGCTGTGACCTTTAACCCCGAACAAATGATCTGTGACCCCTGGCATGTCCACCTGGACCTGCACCGACGCTCCTGCCCAAGAATCATCACCCAGCTGCCAGCATCCTGCCCGGAAACATCCAG ACGTTCCTGCTCGTCCTCCTCGGAGGCCGGCGGCTCCCAGCAAGAGTCCGGGTGCAGGAAGCTCTCCGGTTCTCTGAGCAGCTTCACAGAAACGTCTCCCTGCTGCACCTTCATCACCACACGAGAGGAAGAAGATCCAGACCCTGCATCCTTCAGAGGCTCCGAGATGGTTCAGGCTCTGCTTTCTCCTAACTcctctctgtgcactgtttcAGAGGGATGCTCCACCCCCATCACTGCCTCCATGGTGTCCTCACCCAGCACCTCCACCACCAACCTGCACCAGGACCAGGAGGAGAACCATTCTGCAGAGAAGAAGACCAGTAACAGTGTCCTGGAGGGAAGGAGCTCCAGGAAATTCTCAGCCCCGGCTCTCAGGTTAGCCAGGCAGCTGAGCGTAGGGGGGGCGGCATCATCCTCCCAGATCTACTACCCGTTCCCCAGCAGGAGGACGCCGAGGATCTCCGAGGCTGCCAGGAGGCTGGGGATGTACTCGACCTTCTGA